The following are encoded in a window of Algiphilus aromaticivorans DG1253 genomic DNA:
- a CDS encoding glutathione peroxidase, giving the protein MDIFSIEAERLDGTPESLDTYRGKVLLVVNVASKCGFTPQYTGLEKLYQDYRARGLEILAFPCNQFGHQEPGDAEEIASFCSTTYPVSFPVFAKIDVNGESAHPLYQHLKSEKTGLLGTGGIKWNFTKFLVGRDGRVLKRYAPTDKPESLRDDIEAALAD; this is encoded by the coding sequence ATGGATATCTTCAGCATCGAGGCCGAGCGCCTCGACGGCACGCCGGAAAGCCTCGACACCTACCGCGGCAAGGTGCTGCTGGTGGTCAACGTCGCCTCCAAGTGCGGCTTCACGCCGCAGTACACCGGCCTCGAAAAGCTCTACCAGGACTACCGCGCCCGCGGCCTGGAAATTCTCGCCTTTCCCTGCAACCAGTTCGGCCATCAGGAGCCGGGCGATGCCGAAGAAATCGCCAGCTTCTGCAGCACAACCTACCCGGTCAGCTTTCCGGTCTTCGCCAAGATCGACGTCAACGGCGAGAGCGCACATCCGCTGTACCAGCATCTGAAGTCGGAGAAGACCGGCCTGCTCGGAACCGGTGGCATCAAGTGGAACTTCACCAAGTTCCTCGTCGGCCGCGACGGCAGGGTTCTCAAGCGCTACGCACCCACCGACAAACCCGAATCACTGCGCGACGACATCGAGGCGGCCCTCGCCGACTGA
- a CDS encoding sodium:solute symporter family transporter, with the protein MDGLHWLDYGVLLIYLLVVLAVCLRVAQRRPDSDELFLAGRSLGVGVVGLSLFASNISSTTLIGLPGAAWESGIAVANYEWMAGLVLIFSAFFVMPRLLRGRVTTIPEWLEQRFDARLRKYLSAVTVFLSIVLDTAGSLYAGALVLLMFFPALTLTPTIVIIAVAAGLYTAAGGLRAVAYTDVLQSCVLLAGSLLLTVMVFGEFDYSWSAVVAALPAENLSLIRPLDDPNLPWLGTLIGLPVLGFYYWTMNQYVSQRLLGARDAATAGRGAMLAAALKLMPLFIMVLPGAMAAALFTDLERADMVFPTLISEYAPIGVAGLILAGLLAAIMSSVDSALNSSSTLISVDFIQPRRPGWDARKMARTGRIVTLSLMVLAAVWAPMIDRFPGLFAYLQQGFAYATPPLVAVFLLGRFTEWLSARAALRATVTGHVVSVVWFTATQLGWLSIHFTVVAGLLLGVSLVAAWAWQLVETEGGRRVLPESGAEEAMPRDVRWIAALLVAATAVIVAIFW; encoded by the coding sequence ATGGACGGGCTGCACTGGCTGGATTACGGCGTGCTGCTGATCTATCTGCTGGTCGTGCTGGCGGTGTGCCTGCGCGTGGCGCAGCGACGGCCGGATTCCGACGAACTCTTTCTCGCCGGGCGTAGCCTCGGCGTCGGCGTGGTCGGGCTGTCGCTATTCGCGTCGAATATTTCCTCGACGACGCTGATCGGGCTGCCCGGCGCGGCCTGGGAGTCGGGCATTGCCGTGGCCAACTATGAATGGATGGCCGGGCTGGTGCTGATCTTCTCGGCCTTTTTCGTCATGCCGCGCCTGCTGCGGGGGCGCGTCACCACCATTCCGGAGTGGCTGGAGCAGCGTTTCGATGCGCGCCTGCGCAAGTATCTGTCAGCGGTGACGGTCTTTCTGAGCATCGTGCTCGATACCGCCGGTAGTCTCTACGCGGGTGCGCTCGTGCTGCTGATGTTCTTTCCGGCGCTGACGCTGACCCCCACTATCGTGATCATCGCCGTGGCGGCCGGGCTCTACACCGCTGCCGGTGGGCTGCGCGCCGTGGCCTATACCGATGTGCTGCAGAGCTGCGTGCTGCTCGCGGGCTCGCTGCTGCTCACGGTGATGGTCTTCGGCGAGTTCGACTACTCCTGGTCGGCGGTGGTGGCAGCGCTGCCGGCCGAGAATCTCTCGCTCATCCGCCCCCTGGACGATCCCAATCTTCCCTGGCTGGGCACCTTGATTGGCTTGCCGGTGCTGGGCTTCTACTACTGGACCATGAATCAATACGTTTCGCAGCGGCTACTCGGCGCGCGCGACGCGGCCACGGCCGGGCGTGGCGCGATGCTGGCCGCGGCGCTGAAGCTGATGCCGCTGTTCATCATGGTGCTGCCCGGCGCCATGGCCGCTGCACTTTTCACCGATCTGGAGCGCGCGGACATGGTCTTTCCGACACTCATCTCCGAGTACGCCCCTATCGGTGTTGCTGGGCTGATTCTCGCCGGCCTGCTGGCCGCGATCATGTCGAGCGTGGACTCGGCATTGAACTCGTCTTCGACGCTGATCTCGGTGGACTTCATCCAGCCGCGGCGCCCGGGCTGGGATGCCCGGAAGATGGCACGCACCGGTCGCATCGTGACGTTGAGCCTGATGGTGCTCGCCGCGGTCTGGGCGCCGATGATCGATCGATTCCCCGGTCTCTTCGCCTACCTGCAGCAGGGCTTTGCCTATGCGACCCCGCCGCTGGTGGCGGTCTTCCTGCTCGGGCGCTTCACGGAATGGCTGAGCGCGCGGGCGGCACTGCGCGCGACGGTGACGGGGCATGTCGTCAGCGTGGTCTGGTTCACGGCCACGCAACTGGGGTGGCTGAGCATCCACTTCACGGTGGTCGCTGGCCTGCTGCTGGGCGTCAGCCTGGTCGCCGCCTGGGCGTGGCAGCTCGTGGAAACCGAAGGCGGGCGTCGGGTGCTGCCGGAATCGGGTGCCGAGGAGGCCATGCCGCGCGACGTGCGCTGGATCGCGGCGTTGCTGGTCGCGGCAACGGCCGTGATCGTGGCGATCTTCTGGTGA
- the ggpS gene encoding glucosylglycerol-phosphate synthase: MLLATDLDGTFLAGSAEDRHRLYYLIDRHPDIQLVYVSGRGLEAVMPVLDDPALPTPDYVICDVGATVVNGHTRQPIQPLQSRIEAHWPGDQVVVEAMSGFPGLERQALPQERRCSYFCDGDAVTDGVREAVERLGLDLLYSADLYLDVLPRGVNKGSTLEALIAHLEVDPEKVLTAGDTLNDLSMLQTGFKGVAVGSSEKGLLEATCNNARVLHAKRPGCGGILEAIAHFGFLGEHGVSAIDTREADSGKAELVVVYHRLPYEEYVDNGVLKRRGHSSPNGIIPTLLSFFSGGRKGAWVAWTTHEPRKGDFEAHTSVDEEAYPNLVCSRVLLTKQDVDIFYKRFSKEAFWPTLHTFWERAVFREEHWQVFKRVNRIFAEAAAREAAEGAVVWIHDYNLWLVPAFLRELRPDLKIAFFHHTYFPSADVFNVIPWRRQIVGSLLQCDYVGFHIPRQVENFVDVVRGSAPSTILERAHCAPRFLTYGCAMGLETVTTALQINERVVRLGAHPVGLDIGRVQGALERARAAGALDALREEVAGVKLILSVERLDYTKGTLEKLIAYERLLDDQPELLGKVTLMLICVPAAAEMRVYAELETQIEQAVGRINGRFSQVGWTPVQFFFRPVPFDDLVAYYAMADVMWITPLRDGLNLVAKEYVAVQGSIEGRGVLVLSEFAGAAAELKGALLTNPHDTADLVSALYVALNMGRAEAEGRLRQLYEIVSYYDLARWGDDFLEAVNAPGPEPIAEGEPRDFN, encoded by the coding sequence ATGCTGCTAGCAACCGATCTCGACGGCACCTTCCTGGCAGGCTCCGCGGAAGACCGACACCGCCTCTATTACCTCATCGACCGGCATCCGGATATCCAGCTCGTCTACGTCTCCGGGCGCGGGCTGGAAGCGGTCATGCCGGTACTCGATGACCCGGCCCTGCCGACCCCCGACTACGTCATCTGCGATGTCGGCGCGACCGTGGTCAACGGCCACACGCGTCAACCCATCCAGCCGCTGCAATCGCGCATCGAAGCGCACTGGCCTGGCGACCAGGTGGTGGTGGAGGCCATGTCCGGCTTTCCCGGTCTGGAACGCCAGGCGCTGCCGCAGGAACGCCGCTGCTCCTACTTCTGCGACGGCGACGCCGTCACCGATGGCGTACGCGAAGCCGTGGAGCGACTGGGGCTGGACCTGCTGTACTCGGCGGATCTCTACCTCGACGTGCTGCCGCGCGGCGTCAACAAGGGCAGCACGCTGGAAGCGCTGATCGCGCATCTGGAGGTCGATCCCGAGAAAGTGCTGACAGCCGGCGATACGCTCAACGACCTGTCCATGCTCCAGACCGGCTTCAAGGGCGTGGCCGTGGGCAGCTCCGAAAAGGGGCTACTGGAAGCCACGTGCAACAACGCGCGTGTGCTGCACGCGAAACGACCCGGCTGCGGGGGCATCCTGGAGGCCATCGCCCACTTCGGTTTCCTCGGCGAGCACGGCGTCAGCGCCATCGACACGCGCGAGGCCGATTCCGGCAAGGCCGAGCTGGTCGTCGTCTACCATCGCCTGCCCTATGAGGAGTACGTCGACAACGGCGTGCTCAAGCGACGCGGGCACAGCTCCCCCAACGGCATCATCCCGACGCTGCTGAGCTTTTTCTCCGGCGGCCGCAAGGGCGCCTGGGTGGCGTGGACGACGCACGAACCGCGCAAAGGCGACTTCGAGGCCCACACCAGCGTCGACGAAGAGGCCTATCCGAATCTGGTCTGCTCGCGCGTTCTGCTGACCAAGCAAGATGTCGACATCTTCTACAAGCGCTTCTCCAAGGAAGCCTTCTGGCCGACGTTGCACACCTTCTGGGAACGCGCGGTCTTCCGAGAGGAGCACTGGCAGGTCTTCAAGCGCGTCAACCGCATCTTCGCCGAGGCCGCGGCGCGCGAGGCCGCCGAGGGCGCGGTGGTCTGGATCCACGACTACAACCTGTGGCTGGTACCGGCCTTCCTGCGCGAACTGCGTCCGGACCTGAAGATCGCCTTCTTCCACCACACCTACTTCCCCTCCGCCGACGTCTTCAACGTCATTCCGTGGCGCCGACAGATCGTGGGCAGCCTGCTGCAGTGCGACTACGTCGGCTTCCACATCCCGCGCCAGGTGGAGAACTTCGTGGACGTGGTGCGCGGCTCGGCACCCTCCACGATCCTGGAGCGCGCGCACTGCGCGCCGCGCTTTCTGACCTATGGCTGTGCCATGGGCCTGGAAACCGTGACCACCGCGCTGCAGATCAACGAACGCGTCGTGCGGCTGGGCGCCCATCCCGTCGGGCTGGACATCGGCCGCGTGCAGGGCGCACTGGAGCGTGCACGGGCCGCCGGTGCTCTGGATGCGCTGCGCGAGGAAGTCGCCGGCGTGAAGCTGATCCTGTCGGTGGAGCGGCTGGACTACACCAAGGGCACGCTGGAGAAGCTGATCGCCTACGAGCGGCTGCTGGACGACCAGCCGGAGCTGCTCGGCAAGGTCACGCTGATGCTGATCTGCGTGCCGGCCGCCGCCGAGATGCGCGTCTATGCCGAGCTGGAGACGCAGATCGAGCAGGCCGTGGGTCGCATCAACGGCCGCTTCTCGCAGGTGGGCTGGACGCCCGTGCAGTTCTTCTTCCGCCCCGTGCCCTTCGATGACCTCGTCGCCTACTACGCCATGGCCGATGTCATGTGGATCACGCCGCTGCGCGACGGCCTCAATCTGGTGGCCAAGGAGTACGTCGCCGTGCAGGGCTCCATAGAGGGTCGCGGCGTATTGGTGCTCTCGGAGTTCGCCGGTGCAGCCGCCGAACTCAAGGGCGCACTGCTCACCAACCCGCACGACACCGCCGATCTCGTCTCGGCCCTCTACGTCGCGCTCAACATGGGCCGCGCCGAGGCCGAAGGCCGCCTGCGCCAGCTCTACGAGATCGTCTCCTACTACGATCTCGCGCGCTGGGGCGACGACTTCCTGGAAGCCGTCAATGCGCCGGGCCCGGAGCCCATTGCCGAAGGCGAACCGCGCGACTTCAACTGA
- a CDS encoding MFS transporter, with product MTSRIFPISALLGGVALLLLGGGLLGTLLAVRGGLEGYSTTVIGLVMSAYFVGFLFGTGIAPIVIRRVGHIRAFAIFAAVASTTALVHAIWVDPWVWALLRLLTGIAIVGLYNVIESWLTAQATNESRGGIFAVYMIVNLLALAAGQWLILVASPTSFELFSLIGILVALSLIPVALTQLGQPDATLSESVPLGLVLRAAPVAAVGGFGSGLVMGAFWGMGPLFAQRIGLDERGVAALMSLTIVGGALLQLPIGRYSDLHDRRRVMGQVAAGAALAAIVGAHALSYWPLSIYATMAVYGGLAFAIYPLCAAHLSDWLDADQLIGGSGWLLLLHGAGAALGPLLAGWFIGVMGAGSLMLYFSILLLPVAWFAGWYASPRRADPALAEDQSSHFVPMVRTSPMAWEMLVAEEEAGMRIAAWTPDPDAELDEEIAEAEAYADAHESEEEASDEGIGDNEEAPAPFGQP from the coding sequence ATGACCTCGCGCATCTTCCCAATTTCCGCGCTGCTGGGCGGTGTCGCATTGCTGCTTCTCGGCGGCGGTCTCCTGGGCACGCTGCTGGCCGTGCGTGGCGGCCTCGAAGGCTACTCGACGACAGTCATCGGTCTGGTGATGTCGGCCTATTTCGTCGGCTTCCTGTTCGGCACCGGCATCGCCCCGATCGTTATCCGGCGCGTCGGTCACATCCGGGCCTTCGCCATCTTCGCCGCTGTAGCCTCAACGACAGCGCTGGTCCACGCCATATGGGTCGATCCCTGGGTCTGGGCCCTGCTGCGCTTGCTTACCGGCATCGCCATCGTTGGCCTCTACAACGTCATCGAGAGCTGGCTGACCGCCCAGGCCACCAACGAGAGCCGTGGCGGCATCTTCGCGGTCTACATGATCGTCAATCTGCTGGCGCTTGCCGCCGGCCAGTGGCTGATCCTGGTGGCGTCGCCCACCAGCTTCGAGCTGTTTTCGCTGATCGGCATCCTCGTCGCGTTGTCGCTGATTCCGGTGGCGCTGACGCAGCTGGGACAGCCGGATGCCACCCTGAGCGAGAGCGTGCCACTCGGGCTCGTCCTGCGGGCCGCACCGGTCGCAGCGGTGGGAGGCTTCGGATCGGGACTGGTGATGGGCGCTTTCTGGGGCATGGGGCCACTCTTTGCCCAGCGCATCGGCCTCGACGAGCGCGGCGTCGCGGCATTGATGAGCCTTACCATTGTCGGCGGCGCACTGCTGCAGCTGCCCATCGGCCGCTATTCCGACCTTCACGACCGACGCCGCGTCATGGGTCAGGTAGCGGCGGGTGCCGCACTGGCGGCTATTGTCGGGGCGCACGCGCTGAGCTACTGGCCGCTCTCCATCTACGCCACCATGGCTGTATACGGCGGGCTGGCCTTCGCGATCTACCCCTTGTGCGCCGCGCACCTGTCGGACTGGCTGGACGCCGATCAGCTCATCGGTGGCAGCGGCTGGCTGCTACTGCTGCACGGCGCAGGCGCGGCCTTGGGCCCTCTGCTCGCTGGTTGGTTCATCGGCGTCATGGGAGCGGGCAGCCTGATGTTGTATTTCTCGATCCTGCTGCTGCCTGTTGCCTGGTTCGCCGGCTGGTACGCGTCGCCGCGCAGAGCCGATCCGGCACTCGCCGAAGATCAGTCGAGCCACTTCGTGCCGATGGTACGCACCTCCCCAATGGCCTGGGAGATGCTCGTCGCCGAAGAGGAGGCGGGCATGCGTATCGCGGCCTGGACACCCGATCCGGACGCAGAGCTCGACGAAGAAATCGCCGAAGCCGAGGCCTATGCCGATGCTCATGAATCGGAGGAAGAAGCCAGCGACGAAGGCATTGGCGACAACGAGGAAGCACCGGCGCCCTTCGGTCAGCCCTGA
- a CDS encoding porin family protein codes for MKKEIGAFALAAAVMAPVASVQAEEEDGIHVGGAVRFQYSFEDYTPQNRNRGGDLDLDTFRINLDGTLGDVILSAEWRYYQYMQVIHHAWVGYDFSDAWQGRVGIQQVPFGVRPYNSHNFFFSSAYYVGLEDDYDFGVVADGDLGAIGLQIGFFKNDEQGGLDGFVDNRTDRYSYDVISDGTNPIAEKNTASLRATVDAAGTEFGLSGLYGGLEGSSGSAGDYMAYAAHMNGNYGPVNVMLQIADYEYDLDNGNEALGVGAYSFADSIASEATIYTANLAYNIETQIGPITAIQLYNDYSLITDKSADLRDTQMNVTGFSVVAGGIFAYFDFIMARNQPFIGGTMVGNETDWNSRFNINVGYYF; via the coding sequence ATGAAGAAAGAGATAGGGGCTTTCGCGCTCGCGGCCGCCGTCATGGCGCCGGTAGCTTCGGTGCAGGCCGAGGAAGAGGACGGCATCCATGTCGGCGGCGCCGTACGTTTTCAGTACAGCTTCGAGGACTACACGCCTCAGAACCGAAACCGTGGCGGCGATCTGGACCTGGACACCTTCCGGATCAATCTCGACGGCACCTTAGGAGACGTCATCCTGTCCGCCGAATGGCGCTACTACCAGTACATGCAGGTCATCCACCACGCATGGGTGGGCTATGACTTCAGCGACGCATGGCAGGGTCGCGTTGGCATCCAGCAGGTACCTTTCGGCGTGCGACCCTACAACTCGCACAACTTTTTCTTCAGCAGCGCGTACTACGTCGGGCTTGAGGATGACTATGACTTCGGTGTGGTGGCAGACGGTGACTTGGGCGCCATCGGCCTGCAGATCGGATTCTTCAAGAATGACGAACAGGGCGGACTGGATGGATTCGTCGACAACAGAACCGACCGGTATTCTTACGACGTAATAAGCGACGGGACCAATCCAATCGCTGAGAAAAATACAGCGTCTCTGCGGGCGACTGTAGATGCCGCTGGCACAGAGTTCGGTCTTTCCGGGCTTTACGGTGGATTGGAAGGAAGCAGTGGTTCGGCTGGTGACTACATGGCCTACGCCGCCCACATGAACGGCAACTACGGCCCCGTGAACGTGATGCTTCAGATCGCGGACTATGAGTACGACCTTGACAACGGCAACGAGGCCCTTGGCGTAGGGGCGTACTCGTTCGCGGATTCAATCGCTTCGGAAGCGACCATTTACACGGCGAACCTTGCCTACAACATTGAAACGCAGATCGGCCCCATCACGGCGATTCAGCTCTACAACGACTACAGCCTGATAACCGACAAGTCAGCGGATCTTCGGGATACGCAGATGAATGTCACTGGCTTTTCTGTCGTTGCCGGCGGCATCTTTGCCTATTTCGACTTCATCATGGCGCGCAACCAGCCGTTTATCGGCGGCACAATGGTGGGGAACGAAACCGACTGGAACAGCCGCTTCAACATCAACGTCGGCTACTACTTCTAG
- a CDS encoding acyl-CoA dehydrogenase family protein encodes MAHYKVPQKDILFALHDVLEVDKLAELPGFEEATSEIIDGVVDEAAKFVEGVIEPLRESADAVGARWQDGDVILPDGMKEAYKQFVDAGWASLSTHTDFGGQGLPFVLSKVVEEMLCGANVSFALYPGLTSSCFEAIEAVGSDEIKQLYLPKLATGEWCGTMCLTEPQAGSDLAAIKTKATPNDDGSYSLEGMKIFITGGEHQMADNIVHLVLARTPDAPAGIKGLSTFVVPKYMVNDDGSLGERNQLRCVSIEHKMGIHASCTCTMGFDGAKGWMVGEPNHGIQNMFIMMNLARIMVGFQGLGQCELATQNAIAYAGERKQGKSFAGTEAIIDHPDVRRMLLTMRAYTEAGRVMALDTSMHVDIANRHPDAAEREAAQDHVELMTPLVKAFLTDAGFELGSLAVQTYGGHGFIREHGIEQIIRDSKILALYEGTNGIQAMDLVRRKLQLHGGRLPGRYFARVRADLDAGGPEWLVDPLREALEQLETTTKTFQEGFRDDPTDAAYGCCDYLRAFSLVTLGHAWLRSLRAADKHRDSAFAEAKYVTAQHFATRLLPHAVTLCRTASAPATPIMGKSAALLNAAA; translated from the coding sequence ATGGCGCATTACAAGGTCCCACAGAAAGACATCCTGTTCGCACTGCACGATGTTCTCGAAGTCGACAAGCTCGCCGAGCTGCCGGGCTTCGAGGAAGCGACCTCCGAAATCATCGACGGTGTCGTCGACGAGGCTGCGAAATTCGTCGAGGGCGTGATCGAGCCGCTGCGTGAAAGCGCCGACGCCGTGGGCGCGCGCTGGCAGGACGGCGACGTCATCCTGCCCGACGGCATGAAGGAGGCCTACAAGCAGTTCGTCGACGCCGGCTGGGCGAGCCTGTCCACGCACACCGATTTCGGTGGCCAGGGCTTGCCCTTCGTGCTCTCCAAGGTGGTCGAGGAGATGCTCTGCGGTGCCAATGTCTCCTTCGCGCTCTACCCGGGACTGACCAGCAGCTGCTTTGAGGCCATCGAGGCCGTCGGCTCCGATGAGATCAAGCAGCTCTATCTGCCCAAGCTCGCCACCGGCGAGTGGTGCGGCACCATGTGCCTGACCGAGCCGCAGGCCGGCTCGGACCTCGCCGCCATCAAGACCAAGGCGACGCCAAACGATGACGGCAGCTATTCGCTGGAGGGGATGAAGATCTTCATCACCGGCGGCGAGCACCAGATGGCCGACAACATCGTGCATCTGGTGCTCGCACGCACCCCGGATGCCCCGGCCGGCATCAAGGGCCTGTCCACTTTCGTCGTGCCCAAGTACATGGTCAACGACGACGGCTCCCTCGGCGAGCGCAACCAGCTGCGTTGCGTCTCCATCGAGCACAAGATGGGCATCCACGCTTCCTGCACCTGCACCATGGGCTTCGACGGCGCCAAGGGCTGGATGGTCGGCGAGCCGAACCACGGCATCCAGAACATGTTCATCATGATGAACTTGGCCCGGATCATGGTCGGCTTCCAGGGCCTGGGCCAGTGCGAGCTGGCCACGCAGAACGCCATCGCCTACGCCGGCGAGCGCAAGCAGGGCAAGAGCTTCGCCGGCACCGAGGCCATCATCGACCACCCGGACGTGCGCCGCATGCTGCTGACCATGCGCGCCTACACCGAGGCCGGTCGCGTCATGGCACTGGATACCTCGATGCACGTCGATATTGCTAACCGGCATCCCGACGCCGCCGAGCGCGAAGCCGCCCAGGACCACGTCGAGCTGATGACACCGCTGGTCAAGGCCTTCCTCACCGACGCCGGCTTCGAGCTCGGCTCGCTGGCCGTGCAGACCTACGGTGGCCATGGCTTCATCCGCGAGCACGGCATCGAACAGATCATCCGCGACAGCAAGATCCTGGCGCTCTACGAGGGCACCAACGGCATCCAGGCCATGGATCTCGTCCGCCGCAAGCTGCAGCTGCATGGCGGTCGCCTCCCCGGCCGCTACTTCGCCCGCGTACGCGCCGATCTGGACGCCGGTGGTCCGGAATGGCTGGTCGACCCGCTGCGCGAGGCGCTGGAGCAACTCGAGACCACCACCAAGACCTTCCAGGAAGGCTTCCGCGACGATCCCACCGACGCCGCCTACGGCTGCTGCGACTATCTGCGCGCCTTCTCGCTGGTGACCCTGGGCCACGCCTGGCTACGCAGCCTGCGCGCGGCCGACAAGCACCGCGACAGCGCCTTCGCGGAAGCCAAGTACGTCACCGCGCAGCATTTCGCCACGCGTCTGCTGCCGCACGCGGTCACGCTCTGCCGGACGGCTTCGGCGCCAGCGACGCCGATCATGGGCAAGTCAGCGGCGCTGCTCAATGCTGCGGCCTGA
- the yajC gene encoding preprotein translocase subunit YajC, producing MSFLPLILLVVVFYFLLIRPQMKRNKEHRNMIASLSKGDEVITGGGLAGRINELGEHFVSVEIAENVIIKVQKQSIASVLPKGSLTES from the coding sequence ATGAGCTTCCTCCCGCTCATTCTGTTGGTAGTGGTCTTTTACTTCTTGCTCATCCGCCCGCAGATGAAGCGGAACAAGGAGCACCGCAACATGATCGCCAGCCTGTCGAAAGGCGACGAGGTGATCACCGGAGGTGGCTTGGCCGGCCGCATCAACGAGCTGGGCGAGCACTTCGTTTCGGTGGAGATCGCCGAGAACGTGATCATCAAGGTGCAGAAGCAGTCCATCGCCAGCGTGCTGCCCAAAGGGTCGCTGACGGAGTCCTGA